TGGACTGGAAGCGGCTGGTGACCAAGACGGGCGACCACTGGCCGCTGCTGCTCTCGCAGGTGCAGATGTTCCGCTACGTCTATCCCGGCTACGCCAAGCAGGTGCCGGACTGGGTCGTGCGCGAGCTGCTGGACCGCGCGGAAGCCGTGTCGCAAGCCACGGAGCCGCCGGAGAGCGAGGCGAAGATCACGCGCGGAACCCTCATCTCGCGCTTCAGCTTCGCCATCGACGTGAACGAGTGGGGCTTCGGCGACATGCGCGAGCAGTACATCCGGGAGATGGAGGGCAGCGCCCCCATCCGTGCGCTGGAGGCGAGCGGCGTGTGGGACGAGCGCGCCACGGCACAGGACGACTCCGGCGTGCCCAAGGGGAGCGGTGTGCCGGGCGACGCGGAGCAGGCGGAAGAGGACTAGATGAGCGAGATCAAGCAGGCGCAGGGCGGCGAGCCCGTGAGCGAGCGCCGGTCCGGACGGCGCAAAGACGACCGGCAGCACAACGTGCGGATCGCCGCGGTGGGCGACTTCCACTGCGGCGAGGAGGACGTGGGCGCGTACCGCGAGCTCTTCGCCCGCGCCAACACCGAGGCCGACGTGCTGCTGCTCGCCGGCGACCTCACCCGCCGTGGCACCCCGGCCGAGATGCGCGTGGCGGTGGGCGAGCTGGCCGACGTGAAGATTCCCATCCTGGCCGTGCTGGGGAACCACGACCACGAGAGCGGCAACGTAGACCAGGTCTCTGCGATCCTCCGCGAGCGCGGCGTTCACCTGCTGGACGGCGAGCCGTTCGAGCTGGACGAGCACGTGGGCTTCGCGGGCGCCAAGGGCTACATGGGCGGCTTCGGCCGCTACACGCTCACGGCCTTCGGCGAGGCCGACACGAAGACTTTCGTGAACACCACGCTCGAGGAGACGCACCGCCTGGAGATGGGGCTGCGGCGCCTGTCCACGCCCATCCGCGTGGTGCTGCTGCACTACGCGCCGGTGGTGGACACGGTGATGGGCGAACCGGAGCAGATCTTCCCCTTCCTGGGCAACGACCGCCTCGCCGAGCCGCTGGACCGCTTCGGCGCCGACGTGGTGTTCCACGGCCACGCCCACCACGGCACCTTCCGCGGGCGCACGCCGGGCGGGGTGCCGGTGTTCAACGTGTCGCACGTGCTGGTGAAGAAGGAAGGCGCGCCCATGTACTTCCTCTACGAGATCCCGCTCCCGGAGCCGGCGGGCGATGCGGAGCCCCAGGAGCCCGCGCTGAACCTTGCGCCCTCGTCCTCCCGCGGCGGTTCCGCGGAGATCTCGTAGCCGTCCCGAGATGTGATGACGCAGATGAACAAAGGGCCCGGCGACTTCGCCCGGGCCCTTCGTTCGTCCAGCCGATGCGCTCCCGTCTCCCGCATCCCGATGAGCGCCGATCCCCCGCCGTCCGCCGCATCAGCGTCCGATCGGCAGATTCGATCACGCGATTCCGTCCGCCGAGGTTTCGCCCCCGAGTCGGGGGATGCGGTGCGGCCCCGAGCGCGTGAGCAGGCTACACGCTTCGCGGTCTGCGGCAGAAAGCGTGCAGCGCTTCGGCGAGCTCGACGCTGGTTGGCCGACGTGCCAACCGCCCGCGTCTTCGTGAGAGACGCGGGCGGGAAACGTTGGCTATTGCTCCAG
This portion of the Longimicrobiaceae bacterium genome encodes:
- a CDS encoding metallophosphoesterase, translated to MSEIKQAQGGEPVSERRSGRRKDDRQHNVRIAAVGDFHCGEEDVGAYRELFARANTEADVLLLAGDLTRRGTPAEMRVAVGELADVKIPILAVLGNHDHESGNVDQVSAILRERGVHLLDGEPFELDEHVGFAGAKGYMGGFGRYTLTAFGEADTKTFVNTTLEETHRLEMGLRRLSTPIRVVLLHYAPVVDTVMGEPEQIFPFLGNDRLAEPLDRFGADVVFHGHAHHGTFRGRTPGGVPVFNVSHVLVKKEGAPMYFLYEIPLPEPAGDAEPQEPALNLAPSSSRGGSAEIS